A section of the Archocentrus centrarchus isolate MPI-CPG fArcCen1 unplaced genomic scaffold, fArcCen1 scaffold_45_ctg1, whole genome shotgun sequence genome encodes:
- the LOC115777257 gene encoding uncharacterized protein LOC115777257: MPTRVLDHMMEVPVAWERFDESTPSCPSSKATDETNELDPEQRQKDQTRHTCRLKKLKAHHDKCEAHYKAACVKMANEEKERTSCLHEKGLMQSQQSSSESDDTIILGPTPAAVIQDMSVPELARTNSVILHEQMLGYTEEAPSSSEISEEEYIPESAESDSDSSVDVKQLKGRKKRAQKTTSASSLEVQPLKRRRVTTSCSLAAKDPGESSSADVNDPGESSSADMNDHGESSSPDVTVMTLKKKEDGSRVYNKRYYCVFCNKPYSKMSRHLEAKHSDKPEVANALKCPKGSKERWLQFSLLRNKGNRAHNNKVIKEGKGMVIPRQQSTKPAKAADYLHCINCEGYFKRKSLWSHMRRCNLSQKVKGLKPGTSRVQALCKYAEPVPDSVNAQFWKLVLNMHHDDITKVVRSEKCILKLGEHLFNKHGQDVTRHEYIRQKMRETARVVLQGQKDGKLEMLSDFFVPANFPHVIDAVQKVAGLDERTKVFKTPSLALKLGHNLNKVASILECEAMISGDENTIQNVRVFKQICETRWSESYSLC; the protein is encoded by the exons atGCCAACCAGAGTTTTAGATCATATGATGGAAGTGCCGGTAGCGTGGGAGAGGTTTGACGAGTCTACACCCAGCTGTCCCAGTTCAAAAG ccaCTGATGAGACAAATGAGCTTGATCCTGAACAGAGGCAAAAG gATCAAACACGTCACACTTGTCGCCTCAAGAAACTCAAAGCCCATCATGATAAATGTGAGGCTCATTACAAGGCAGCCTGTGTAAAGATGGCAAatgaagagaaggagaggacGTCTTGTCTACATGAGAAGGGTTTAATG caatcacaacagtcatccaGTGAGAGTGACGATACCATCATCCTTGGTCCAACACcagctgcagtaatccaggacATGAGTGTGCCTGAGCTCGCCAGAACCAACAGTGTGATT tTACACGAACAAATGCTTGGATACACAGAAGAGGCTCCATCAAGTTCTGAGATCAGTGAGGAAGAGTATATTCCTGAATCTGCTGAATCTGACAGTGACAGTTCAGTAGATGTTAAACAGCTTAAGGGGAGGAAGAAAAGAGCCCAGAAAACAACTTCAGCTTCTTCTCTGGAAGTCCAACCACTTAAGAGAAGGCGTGTGACCACTTCTTGTTCCTTGGCTGCAAAAGACCCTGGAGAATCTTCTTCAGCTGATGTGAATGACCCTGGAGAATCTTCTTCAGCTGATATGAATGACCATGGAGAATCTTCTTCACCTGATGTGACAGTCATGACcctgaagaagaaggaagatGGCAGTAGGGTTTACAATAAAAGGtattattgtgtattttgtaATAAACCTTATAGCAAAATGTCACGCCATCTAGAAGCAAAACACAGTGATAAACCAGAAGTGGCAAATGCACTGAAATGCCCCAAAGGCTCTAAAGAGCGATGGCTGCAGTTCTCTTTATTGAGAAACAAAGGAAACCGTGCCCATAATAATAAAGTGATTAAAGAGGGAAAAGGAATGGTCATACCCCGTCAACAATCCACCAAACCTGCAAAAGCTGCTGATTACTTGCATTGCATCAACTGTGAGGGTTACTTCAAGCGGAAATCCTTGTGGAGTCATATGCGGAGGTGTAACCTCAGTCAAAAAGTCAAAGGACTTAAGCCAGGAACATCTCGAGTCCAAGCCCTTTGTAAATATGCAGAGCCAGTACCTGACAGTGTCAATGCACAATTTTGGAAACTAGTACTTAACATGCACCATGATGACATAACAAAGGTTGTCCGCAGTGAGAAGTGCATCTTGAAATTAGGAGAACATTTGTTCAATAAACATGGCCAAGATGTTACAAGACACGAATACATCCGACAGAAGATGCGTGAGACCGCACGAGTTGTTCTGCAAGGACAGAAAGATGGCAAGTTGGAGATGCTGTCAGATTTCTTTGTGCCAGCTAACTTCCCTCACGTCATAGATGCCGTTCAGAAGGTGGCTGGCTTGGACGAGAGAACAAAAGTCTTCAAAACACCATCTTTAGCACTCAAGTTGGGTCACAACCTCAACAAAGTGGCCAGTATTCTTGAATGTGAGGCTATGATCTCAGGCGATGAGAATACCATTCAGAATGTGCGAGTTTTCAAACAGATCTGTGAGACCAGATGGAGCGAGT CTTATTCCCTTTGCTGA